The Dasypus novemcinctus isolate mDasNov1 chromosome 20, mDasNov1.1.hap2, whole genome shotgun sequence genome segment GGGCGCCCTGGCCTCGCTCCTCAGCTTGAGCTTCTGCACCTCCTGCAGCTCCTTCATGGTCCTGCGGACCACCTGGTTCCTCCTGCCCGCATCCAGGAAGATGGGCGCGCAGCGGATGAAGGCCAGGAAGCCGTTTCTGCCCATCCGGGAGGGAGGGGGGACGAGGGGCTCGGCCGGGGGCCGCTGGGCCCCCGCGTGGGTCAGCCAGCGCCAGACGTTGCTGTCGTAGGGCCTGTCGGGCCGCGTGGGGAAGGTGGCGGGCAGGCGCCCCACGTCGAGCCACGTGTGGAAGCCCCAGGTGTGCTTGGCGGCCTCCTTGCAAGGGTAGAGCAGCCGGTGACGCACCTTGGACTTGACGTCCGTGCAGGGTGGCAGCTTCCGGGCCAGCTGGTGGTAGGCTTGCCGCGTGAAGCCGGGCAACTCCCAGGACTTGCTGGGGCGGAAGAACTCGCGCTCAGTCCAGGGGGTGTCGGGGGGTCTGGACTCATAGGCATGGGCCATCTGGGGAGAGAGCAGAGGGGGGCCTGGGGACGGCTGCGGGAGGGGGACGGGGTGGGCCCTGGCCCCTGCCTCTCCTTCCCGGGGAGAGCTACTGGCGAGCTTCTCTGCCTAGCAGCCCCCTCATTCCCAGGGGCCTGCCGGGAAgctggaggagggtggggagCCGTGGCTCTTCGCTGTCCTGCCCAGGGGAAGGCAGGACTGCTCTGCGTTACCCTCACGAATTCTCATCTTTTGTTCTCCTTCCACTGATCTCTTTCCAGGTTTGGGTTTTGATTTCCTACCTCCTTCCTCTCCCATCCTGTGCCTTCCGGTCCCCACTTTTCTTCCCAGGGGCTGGGGCTTGAACGGGAGGCCCTGGTGGGATAATAAGGAGAGTGCCCTCCTTGCTCCAGCCAGGGGTGGAAGCATACCTTCTCCAGAGCACCGGGCGCAGGCGCTTTTCCACCCCTACTCCTCTTACTGCTCATTTCTCCGCCACTGGTGCTTTCCCTCCCTTCTCATTAAGATACCAGCCCGCACGTAAAGCACTTAGGTCAGTTGCTTCCCTTTTCTGAGCCTCCTCCCCACGATGAAACAAACGGTAGCAAATAGGAATTAATGCTCTGCTGAATACTTACCCACTTCTCGTTTAATCCTCATAACCCTATGAGCAGgttttattgtccccattttagagatgcaAAAACCAAGACACAGGAGGGGGACACCCAAGG includes the following:
- the TEX52 gene encoding testis-expressed protein 52, which gives rise to MHPGFAKSPLGPQLTTCMAHAYESRPPDTPWTEREFFRPSKSWELPGFTRQAYHQLARKLPPCTDVKSKVRHRLLYPCKEAAKHTWGFHTWLDVGRLPATFPTRPDRPYDSNVWRWLTHAGAQRPPAEPLVPPPSRMGRNGFLAFIRCAPIFLDAGRRNQVVRRTMKELQEVQKLKLRSEARAPPLDASGNILPPRTFKKYQHISAGGRFEPHGLQLMPNPLPNDVAKSWPCPNPLPHYQETMLKLALLPTVPLSQDLIRDYQALIKDRLSLPLHYLSMARPSKASTRKRRPGHS